The sequence ATGTGATGAGAATGTCAAATGGGAGCCCTGAGCGGACTAGCACTGGTGTGGATGAGGAGAGAGTCACTGTAAAAAAAAGCTCCTTCCAGAATGACATTTAAGGTGGGTCTTTGCTGATGAAGAGGAGCTGGCTGGTTGATAACTGGGAGTGCAGGAAGCGCAGGATCCAGGCAGATGAGTGCTTTGTCCCAAGGCCCTGCACCCACAAGGCATCTGGCTCTCTAGGAGCACAGAGAAGAACAGTGCAGGGGGACCTTTGCTACACCCTCTCACTCAAAACTACTCAGTCAGGGGTCAGTTGAGTGACATCCTCTCCTCCCTTTCAGGTGCTCCCTAGCTGCTCGCAAAGACTGCCGAGTCTCGGCTGCTGGCCCCACAGACCAAGTGAAGGCTGTTCCTGGCTTAACGTCCCCGAGGCGCAGACGTGGCTGACTCGGCCTGCATGTGAACCTCAGCTAAGACATCACGACAGGGGACTCCATCTCCCTGAACCCCCTCTGTTGCCTCCATCCTACTGGGTTTTGTGAGGCTGTTTAGGAAAACAACTGAAGAATGTGGAAACAGCATGAAAGGAAATAATGGCCCCAAAGGAGGACTCTGTGATTGACATCAGTGCAGACACCCCCTCAGGAGCATCATGTGTCACCAAAGCAGCAACTTCCCCGGTCACTTATTTACCCAGCTATTTACATGCTATGGCAAGAAGATGTGTCTGAGCTTTCCCTAGTTTGACACTGAAACTTGCTGCTCTGGAAAGGAACCCGTGTGTTCTGGATGTAGCAGGTGTTTTTGGAGCTCTCTCTTTGGGAGTGTGCTGCGATCCCCCAAATGGTACTTTGGTTGTCTTTTTCTTCAAGACGGCCAGCTGCTCCCAGGATCAGAACAGCGCTCCTGACCTACCCTGGTGAGCAGCCCCCAGCTCTCTTGGTAGATCCGATGTCTAATAGTTAGCCTAATCACTGCTTCTCTACGTAGCCATCATGACTGCCGTGGAATAACATCGGGACAGTGGGGGGAAGCTTTCATAGAGCTCCTAAGTGGAACCACAGGCTGGGAATGGCCGACAGGGCTTCCTATCCTAAGAGGGGAGGGCCACTCCATCCTGGCCGGCAGTTCTCTTTGCCTGAGATGCCGTCATTCGATGCTGCTCCAAAGACCTAAGGGAGATGTGTGCCGGAGAAGCGTCTGGTTCTGTTCCTTCCCACTGAGGCTCAATGGCCCAGCCAACTATGAAAGTGAGACCCGTGCTCCTGAAGCGTAACAGCCTGGAGTCGGTGGAGCTCGTGAAGCCACCTCACCACCGCAGGAGCAAATCCCAGCAGGTGCGGTTCAAGGACGATGGGACCACTAAGAACCCAACTGGCCTAGCTGAGGCCGACACCCAGGCTCCCGAAGACCCGGCTGGGATGGGGAAGACACCAGCACCCAAGCATCATCACCCCGCCGCCTACTCGCTGTCCTTCCCCAGGTCCCAGAAGGCCGGGGGGTTTCGGAACATTGCGATCCAAACCTCCCCCAGTCTCAGGAAGCATTTCCCAGTTTTCAAAAGGAAGAAACTGACAGCCAGCAAGTCCCTGGTGGAAATGCCCACAGCACCCCCAAGTGCCATCCAGGTCAACGGCAACCTCTCGGAACAGGACATTGTGTCCTCTGACCTTGCCTACCTAAGGCTGGCTCAGCACCTGGAGGATGGACCTCGAAGGGTCAAAGTGTCCCACCCATTCCTGCCGAGGGTGTCCAAGGTGCAAAGCAACGGGCCTCTCAGCATGTGCTTAGAAGCTGGGTCTTGGAGGGCCTCAGAGAAAGCCGCAGCTGCCATTCAGGTCCCAGATGATTTTTATCACGGTCCTTCCTGGGAAGCGAGAGCCTCCCCGCGCAGCCCAGGTGAGTCAACTGAGAGCAGCAACTCCATCCCCCCTTTGATTGACGTGTGTccaggggaggggagaagggtgCTGATATCAGATTCAGAAAGATCTCCCTCTGGCTTGGCTGTCACCCCAGGCCCAGAGAAACTCAAGCACGGATTGCTTTTGCCCAAAGACAACTGTGAGGACAGAGACCTCGGCCTGCTGTCATCTCAGTCAAAGGACACACGCGTCCCTTCATCTCCACCAACTCACGGCTCCCCTGCACCAGGGTCCCACAGCCAACCCACCCATCCAGAAAGAGACTCAGACTGTCCTGCATCGGAGGGCGGTTACCAGGACCTGGGGGCATGCAAAACTAGCAGCGCATCAAATTCTGCCCCTGGGTGTAAGGAGCCGCCGGCAAAGAACCCCACCCAACCAGACACCCTGGAATTTCAGAACTGCCCAGGAAacaatcccctcccctcttctcttccAAGGAGTGAGAGCAAACCTCAGGGCAACAGGGAGATTAGCGACATCAATCAGATACACCTGGCACGGGGTGAACTCTGCGACCTCCAAGGTCGGCTGCAAACTGTGGAGGAATCGCTACACTCCAACCAAGAGAAAATTAAGGTCCTTCTGAATGTAATTCAAGACTTGGAGAAAGCTCGAGCTCTTACTGAAGGGTAAGGTGAATTTTTCTTATGTTAAAAACTAccgggtttgaacttgtgatcctcctgtaccccccccaccccccaaaaaaatcttcTAGGTGAAGTCATTTGATGGGATGGGACAGAGAATGAGAGCACCGGCTCCCATTGGCAAAATGTCTCCAAGATGCCTGAGGTCAGTTGTGTCCCCCTGTCATAGCTGATGGCCTCCCTTCACTCTGATGGGGCTTCATTCAGTTCCAGGGTTTGGTGGATCACGGTGAATTTCCACTGTTATTTGCTTTTATGTCTGGGATGGGGGTGGGAGGAGAAAACAGCAAAGCCATGAATCAGACCCGATTTTTATAAAGATGCAGGTCCAGCTGATAGATGAAGGGGAACACTATAGCAGGTTGATACTTCCCCCACCCTCTTAGTGAGTTAATGCATTTGCATCTATGTTTGTCACAAAGGGCTTAAGGTGGCCACTGAGCTTACAGTTGACCATCCCTGCTCCACTGACCACTTTTTTTTGAGGACTTGGGCTGGTCCATCATGGACCGACTCTGTAAGAGTTGAAATGAGATTACAATTCTGCAAAGAGAAaaaagttgccagatacattccaGGGTGACTCAGCACCAgtgtggggaggggagggcagtGATCTGCCTGGGTGTGAGCTGCCCTTGTCCTTCTAGAAAGCATCATCTAAAGACCAAGAGGAAGCACTGCCGACGCTCATCAAAAAGGGACTGAGAGAGAAGCAATTAGCTGGCATTTGCTGTTAGGAATCAGAATCCACGTTGCTTGAGAAGAGAGAACTCTGTGATGATACAGAGAGAAATGCACTGGACCAAAGGGTTGGGATTTTTACTAATCACTCTATCCAATCCCTCATGATGCAGGATTGGTGGGAGCAGGAAAAAGCCTTCAGATTTGAAAGTGTTCAAAGATGCATAAAGCCCTCTAGAAATGGAGGTCCCCTTGTTgcaattttttatttccttctttgcaACACAAACTTCAGGGTACCGTGAATGTTGTGTGGTAGGGACCCAGGGATTAGCTGGTAGATGTGTGTGTCCTCTGTGGCCTCTGCCCATTGATTTATCCAGCAAATGCTCTGTCTTGCAGGCGCAACTTTTATCGAACTGGCCAAGACCTCAACAACTGCAGTACCTGCCAGAACACAGCGTGCATCATATACAGGTACCTGGTCACAACCAAGGCCTGCTCTGCAGAGCACAGAAGTCATGGGGTTCAAGGAACACTCTAGTAAACTCTCTAAATGCACAAAGTTGACAGAGGGGAAAAGACAAATgcatgagactcaaaacacaaggTGTTTAACTAGGAAATATTAATTTCTGGTTCCAAGGCAGGTCACCTTGGTGGGTAAGGACCTCGATGAGCAAGCCCTTTGGATGATATCATCCCTATGCTTATCAGACAGTAGTTCAGGTACCGAGGTAAGCTCTGCCTGCATATTGGCATCTCATTTCACTATCACACACTGTGAGGTGGGCCTTATGGTGGTCAGGGAAGTTAAGCCATTTGGGCCAGCTCACGTAGAACATAGTCTTGAGAGCAGAAGGGGTCAGACTCAGGACTGACATCCAGATCTTTCTAATTCCAAACCTGTGATATCAATTTTTGCACCACCGTGACCGGTGACCCCCGTCTCCCATCTCCACCCCTGGTTGCCAGCCCACACCCAGCACTCACTACAGGTCAAGAACTGTGCTAAACACTTTGTGTTCCTTTCAAAATATACCATTTCTTCCCAGCATGGGATGAGGTCTACAATAAAGTGGTTTATATAGGAGATAGATGGGAACCCGATAGAGTGGTAAGAGCATTCGAGTCAAAGAACTGTGCTTTGATCCCAAGTCAGATCAGCTACCATGATGTGGCTCAGTTTCTCTATCTGTAGCCTGGGAGCAGTGACCTCTACTGAGAGTCCCCACGGGGACCGACGCCAGGTAACAGACGCCAGTGCCTTCCATGACCGCAACTGAGCAGGACTCATTACTGTTGTTACCAGGAAGACCAATGGCTCCTCAGCTGGAACCCCACTTTCAATGGCACAGTGGAAAAGTGGTTAAAAGTGGTCATTTCAGTTGATGGCCTATAATCTTGTTGACCACAATGTCTGGTTTTCATTTCTTCACTATTTTCTCTTTCCACGGAGAATGACAGCTCGGCTGAGTGCTCTGTTGCCCGGGTGGGTTGCCCGTGTCTTCTGGTAGAAATTTCTTGTTCTTTCTGGCAGCACCTTGAGACTTTATCCCAGTAGAGTGCCCCATACCTGGAAGCCAGCAGGTGCTTACACTGGAGCATAGCTTTGGGCATTTTCTCCACCCACCTGTCAACTCCTTACACGGAGGAGCCCAAGACCACGTTTCTACCAAATAGAGGAAGGTTCTGCACAAGTCACACAGAAAGAGGCCTTTTAACTCCATGTGAAGTGTGCCCTCAGAGGAGGGGCCTCCTAGCTGTGGCAAACAGAAGCAGGCCGTCTTTATCAAtggctacctttttttttttttttcctcctatctGAAGCGAGGGAGAACAAAAAAAACCTATCATAAGtaggaagaattcatttgaaccaacttGCATTTAAATTCCTGGCTGCTCTCTCCTCAGGTAGCTACATGATGCATTTTGTATgaccttaaaataattttttatttggctGATGTAAAGTGAAAAGGGCAGGTGGTTATTTACCAGCCTGCTATGAGTTTTGTGACCTGGACAAGTCATTTCTGACCCCTGAGTTTCCTCATTTGAAAGATGAGAGCTTTTAATTAGCCAGTCCCAATGGTCCCTTTGAGTTCCGACATTCTGTGTTTCCAAGCTGAATTAAAAGTGACAATATTTGGTTGAACTGTGACCACCCAACAAGTCTGAGAAGGTCTGTGGTTTTCTAGTGCTTTACTTCAAACATCCCAGGCAAAGGTTCTCAATTAAGTCCCACCCCTGGGTGGGCTGGCAAGCCACCCCTCGCTTCCAGAAGAACATGTGCAGCTTGCTGAGGCTCCTCATCGTCATTCACAGCCAGTCTAGACTCTTCTCCCAGACGGTATGTGCCCCCCCTTGTATCCAAACCACTGTGAAGAAATGGGCAATTAATTTGATGAAAGCAGAGAGATCAGAACAACACCCCCGTCACAGCCACAGAAGCAAGATGAgagttgtcattttttttttaagaaaacatttcAAATGACTTCGAACTTGTGTGGTGTCCTGAAAAGCCACATCTTAGAAGCTAATGAATAAGTGATGTGAAACGCTCCTCCGCGGGCCTCGCTCTGGCGCTGTGCTCTCTCCACCTGATGATGGATGGGCCCAGAGCATGTCACTGTACATAAGGCACATGGGCACATGATGGATTGCCCACCGGGCCCTCTTCTCTGGAGACGCTGCTGCCTAGTTAGCAACACATAAGGTTTTCTAAGTGGGATTTCCCACAGGGCCCAGGAGCCAAAGGTTGTGGCTCTGCTGCTTGCTCCTGTCAAGACACACAAGACCATTGGTCCTATCTCTGTGCCCCCTCAGCCTCCTTGACCCTCTCCTCCTGCCAGGGATCACTTGGGTGGATCCTCTATCACCAAAGAGCCAGCCTCAACACTGTTGcctaaagatcccatgcatggatCTCCTGGCTTCCAAGGATCCCATACACTGGGGAGGGACTCTGTGTGTTTCTCTTTGTTAACTGAGCTCCAAGGGAAGAGGGTAAGAATTGACTCCAAACCTTAAGCTGGTTCCAGGAGGTTTAGTCTCCATTTTTCTCACCTCTTTTTAGCTTGGATCCTAGGACAATTTACCCAGAGGCTTGAGTGCACTGCTGCTGGAGGTACCCAAGACTCAATAACACTGAATCACTCCCTGAGaaagtttgttctttttcaaatttGTTTCAGTCCTTCTGATCGCCTAGAGGGGAAATCTGGTTGGGTGCTAGAATGTCTTTCCGAGGCTTTCTTGTTTGCTTATCACCTTTCTTTGTAAAAAGAGAGTAGGTCTGAGGTTCCCAGCCCCAGGCAAGCAACAGTATCCAGCCAGAATGTAatgatttttaagttttttattgAAGCTTTAAAAACTAATCCTCTTAAATATTTATGGTAAGTGATACAGGTCTCCATTTCAAACGTGATATTTCCTATGTTgaataattgttttttttctccttaagtttaaaaagtgaatttatttagaaaaaaaaaaagactaagtaAATAATTGTGCAGATGATGTGGGAAATCTGGTAAAATCCATGAAGGTGGCGAACCACTGATTGAAGTCTGGGAAGCAGTGCCCTCAGGAACGACCCCCTTTCTTCTTTCCAAGGGCACGAGGTCTCTCCCAGccaccctcctccttcctcaaCCTGATCTCCGCTCCTCCAGCCATATCTCCCCACACTTCATGTTCATGTCCACTCTAAAAATAGTCAGCAAAGCCTCTTTGGAGGACTTTGACGATATGGCTCATGCATTTCTTTTCTGGATGTAGCTCCCAGGAAAAATCCATTTAAGTTGTAAAATGCTTCTAATGGTTCAAGAAAATAATGGAAGTTCTTTCCCCCAAAAAAATTTATGTACCATCCAAGCATATGGCTTGGATAGAAATAAAGTGCAAGCTATAAACTCATCGTTTTTAGTGGGTGAAGGGAGAGGTTGATCATGTAAAATTTGAAAGTTGCTAAAGAGGAGAGAGATAAAAAGAGCAGTTGTTTGTCTGAGGTCTACCTGGACAGGCAGCTCCTCTTCTCACCCTTAGCCTCTTCCTATTGCTTCAACTGAACTCAAGACTCACAGACTTGAGTTTATTTCTGTGGTACCACTTTCTCTTACTCTTTCCTAAGATGTGGGTACATATCTGTGTCATGTAGTGCATGACCTTCAACTAACTACAGATTCTTCCACTTAATGTCTGTATTAATCAGCTTCGTGCTACTACAACAAAATGAGGCAACTATTTAGCTTATGGTTATAGAGTCTCATTGCTCTGTCTTCTGATGAAGGTGGCACATTGTGACAGGAATAGAATGAGGCGCTTACATCaggagccaggaagcaaagaaaaaCTGAGCATCTAGGGTCCCCTAACTCCATTCAGGAGCACACCCCATAACTTAAGGGCCTCCCAtaggctccacctactgaaagtacACGGCACCTCCCAATGccaccaccctggggaccaagtctttaacaTCATGTTTTGAGGACACCCATATAGCAATATCCCAGGGCATCCCAAATTTACCTTATCTCTAAGCACATTCCTAACCCCCCCACATACAAAATGAATTCCCTGTTCATTTTGTGCAACACCACTGACCACCCAGCAACTCTATAAGGACACCACCATCCCCGCCTCACCCTTCTTCACTACACATGTCAAGCTGACCATCGGTCCTGCCTGCCCCATCCATCCCGTTGCCCCCATCCAGCCCCTTCACTCCCACACCCCTGCCCTGGCTCTGCAAGGGCCCTCGTCATTCGTCACTTGAATGTTGGTTGGTCTTTTCACCATAGGTCCCTTTTACTCCATCCCAAGTAATCCTCCATGCAGATTGCAAAGCCATGTCTCAAAACCCAGAACCCTAACCCTCATCCCCCTGCTAAACCATCCTGCCCTGCTTCCCACTGTTTCCTTGAGCTGACTCCTCAAGGCCCTTGAATGTCATGCTGAAGCCTCTTTTGACCCGCTGTGCTCTGGCTCCACCACAGGGGCCACTGGGCCGGCCGCTCCATCAGGCCTCTGCAGGAGTCGCCTGGCTTCCCCAGAATCCCTTTTCTCTGCTGCTTTCTCTGGAATTGACCAGTCCTGCCAAGAAAGCCAGTTCCATGGACAAACTTGATCACGACGGCCCACGCATTCCTCCCCTCTACCATTGAACCTAACCCAAGGCTTACAAGGTTCTCTCCACCAGCAAACGTCTAGCGCCCGAAGTCCTAGGCCAGTGTCTAATACAGAGTTGGTCCTCAAGACTCTTGTCAAGGAAGGAATGAGTTTATTAACTTGAGGATGAATTAAAAAGCAGCAGAGGGCTTGAGACAGCTGTTTGGGTCACCTGAAAAGTAAAGTCCTGGTTATCATTTGTACACAGCTCCATCCTCCGGTATTGACATGGAGGATGTGCACTAATCAGATGTTCTCACGAGGAAGAGAAGGCATCTATGTAGCCAGTTCTTTTAAACTACATCACATAGTGACTGAATGTACTACACGGATTGTCAATTTTAAAATACCCAGAATACTACGTTCTTCCAATGAGGTAGAACCTAATCAAATCTCCCTTTGATGGCTCCGAGAATCTGCTGTGCTTTCACAGGACATTGAGATCCTTGCTCTCCATGGCCTGCTAGCAAAGCTGCCTAGTAATTCCATGTGGACTGGGGCGGGCAGGACAAAGCTCGGCTCTGCAACTCCTCTGAGCTGAAACAGCTCTTTCCTTGGAGTCCCAGCCATCTCTAAAGCATTCAATTGGCAGATCCCCTGGGTAAAACATCAAAGTCCAGGGTGGTAGGTGGAATATGCCTGAGATGATCACATCCCAACTTCTGGCCCCTGTGAATACTTGACCTTATCTGGCAAAGGGAACCTTGCAGATGTGGTTAAATGAAGGCCTTGGATGGAGAACGGTATCCAGGTCTGCATGAGTGGCTGACATCATGAGGGTCCTCATGAGGACAAGGGGGAGGCTGGAGAGTCAAAGGCAGAGGTCAAAGTGATAAGGTCACAAGCCAAGGAAGGCAAGGGATGTGTTCCCTCATGGCCCCCAGCAGAGCTCAGCTCTACTGATACTCTGGTGGCCAGCCAGTCTCCAGACAGTAAGAATAAGACCCATGGTCCAATGTGTGGTCGCTGTTCGAGCAGCAATAGGAAACCAGTCTGCTCACATGGAATCCCCAGAGTGCATAAACTATGCGGGTCCCCTAGGGGTCAATTTATTGGATTTTATTTGATGATTTTTGCAACTACAGAAGCTAAGTGCAGGTGTCTGTAGGGTTGAACTGAAAGGAAGGAACAGCGACCACCACCTGCTGAGCATCTATCTCTGGCTGTTTTCAGCACCTTACGTTCACCACCCTATGGGAAATAGTACCCCCATCCTACAGACGAGGAGTCGAGGCTCAGGGAGGGTCAGgaacttatataattttcaaatgagGCAACTGAGGCTGAGAAGACCGAGGCACTTACACAGTTATTCTGAACTTCATAAATGCAATAGCAgggtcagaactcagtctgtcttCCCGCAAGCCAGATTCCAGAGCAAGTTGCCTTCAGCTAGACCACTGGGTGGCTGTCAGGGTTACATGGACTGTAACATCATCACTGAGCTTTACCAGACAAAGATACTATTGAAGATGCAGGGCCTGAACCAGTTCTCGAGGCTTGACTTCAGGCCCTCCGCATCAGAATCCCCAAACCGGCTGTGCTGAGGCATCGGTAGAGAAGAAGCTGTAGTCACAGTAGCTTCCCTGGGAAAGTCTGAAGCTTTGCCAGCATTGGGTGGGTGAGATCAGGGTCTTTAAAGGAAGAGTCCACTGTTGAGTTCCTGGAAGACTTTGGGGGGGACAAGTGCATGAATACAAAACTCTTGCTCATAAAATAGCTCATAAACTAGCATTTGTTTTTAATGCTTCTTTGGAAAGATGAGTTACCCTTCTGCTTGGCTTTGACTTTCGGGTTAGGTGGTCACAAGTAGACCTAATTGTATATGGAAGGAGCTGGTGGGGAtggaggaaaaggagagagaagaagtAGGGAGAGGGAGCTCATCCTTGCAGTAGGTGTCTTTGGATGCTTCCTGCTTCCAATGAGAAGAGGAAACTTGCCCCTCTCCGGCCATTTGGAGACCTGCTCGTATAATGCATTACTAAGGGATTCATGGGAAGCCTTTCATTCCTCCCACACCTCCCAGTTCCTCAGGCCTCATCTGAAATCAGGAACTGATTGGCAATCCAGGCTGACATTTCTCCTGCAATTAAGGTTAAGAGCATTGAAAAGCCCCATTCTGCTCCCCAGCTGAGAGTCCAGTGCTGGGCCCTGCCCCCAGTGagccctggagaggggagggtgTGTGGAGGCTGGACCATTGC is a genomic window of Callospermophilus lateralis isolate mCalLat2 chromosome 5, mCalLat2.hap1, whole genome shotgun sequence containing:
- the Insyn2b gene encoding protein INSYN2B, whose protein sequence is MAQPTMKVRPVLLKRNSLESVELVKPPHHRRSKSQQVRFKDDGTTKNPTGLAEADTQAPEDPAGMGKTPAPKHHHPAAYSLSFPRSQKAGGFRNIAIQTSPSLRKHFPVFKRKKLTASKSLVEMPTAPPSAIQVNGNLSEQDIVSSDLAYLRLAQHLEDGPRRVKVSHPFLPRVSKVQSNGPLSMCLEAGSWRASEKAAAAIQVPDDFYHGPSWEARASPRSPGESTESSNSIPPLIDVCPGEGRRVLISDSERSPSGLAVTPGPEKLKHGLLLPKDNCEDRDLGLLSSQSKDTRVPSSPPTHGSPAPGSHSQPTHPERDSDCPASEGGYQDLGACKTSSASNSAPGCKEPPAKNPTQPDTLEFQNCPGNNPLPSSLPRSESKPQGNREISDINQIHLARGELCDLQGRLQTVEESLHSNQEKIKVLLNVIQDLEKARALTEGRNFYRTGQDLNNCSTCQNTACIIYSVEYDFRQQEGRFHEVLQSLEEVEPVEEASSPPKSPAEPPAPEKQDLRRKTKKVKRKCFWWI